From Drosophila suzukii chromosome 2R, CBGP_Dsuzu_IsoJpt1.0, whole genome shotgun sequence, a single genomic window includes:
- the Khc-73 gene encoding kinesin-like protein KIF13A isoform X10, with product MSSDKIKVAVRVRPFNRREIELGTKCIVEMEKQQTILQNPPPLEKIERKQPKTFAFDHCFYSLNPEDNNFASQETVFDAVGRGILDNAFQGYNACIFAYGQTGSGKSYTMMGSQESKGIIPRLCDLLFSAIANKSTPELMYKVEVSYMEIYNEKVHDLLDPKPNKQSLKVREHNVMGPYVDGLSQLAVTSYQDIDNLMTEGNKSRTVAATNMNAESSRSHAVFSVVLTQILTDQATGVSGEKVSRMSLVDLAGSERAVKTGAVGDRLKEGSNINKSLTTLGLVISKLADQSNGKKSGNDKFVPYRDSVLTWLLKDNLGGNSRTVMVATISPSADNYEETLSTLRYADRAKRIVNHAVVNEDPNARIIRELRHEVETLRSMLKHATGSPVGDVQDKLAESENLMKQISQTWEEKLVKTERIQNERQQALEKMGISVQASGIKVEKNKYYLVNLNADPSLNELLVYYLKERTLIGGRSISGQQPDIQLSGLGIQPEHCVITIEDSGLYMEPVQGARCFVNGSAAVEKTPLQNGDRILWGNHHFFRVNSPKSNNTSMCASEPQTPAQLIDYNFARDEIMQNEMSNDPIQTAIARLERQHEEDKQVALEKQRQEYERQFQQLRNILSPSTPYAPYAPYDPLRMGKITPNTPTSQMRVEKWAQERDEMFRRSLGQLKTDIMRANSLVQEANFLAEEMEKKTKFSVTLQIPPANLSPNRRRGAFVSEPAILVKRTNSGSQIWTMEKLENKLIDMREMYQDHKERVLNGLPLIEPFSDDEYDDKDEDSSKPQDPFYESQENHNLIGVANIFLEVLFHDVKLDYHTPIISQQGEVAGRLQVEVERIAGQMPQDRMCESVSESSGDSRDEYDDPVDPTSNQITCRVTIKCASGLPLSLSNFVFCQYTFWGHQEMVVPVINAESTAHDQNMVFKFEHTQDFTVTINEEFLEHCIEGALSIEVWGHRSAGFSKTKGWEVEQQQAKARSLVDRWAELSRKIELWVEIHELNDNGEYSPVEVTNRNEVLTGGIYQLRQGQQRRVNVRVKPVQNSGTLPIICQSIVNVAIGSVTVRSRLQRPLDSYQEEDLTVLREKWSEALGRRRQYLDQQIQMLIKKEEKNEQERERELSLVHQWVSLTEERNAVLVPAPGSGIPGAPASWEPPSGMEPHVPVLFLNLNGDDLSAQNTNDELSVAGINSILSKEHGHKFYTLQILQHLDKDVCCVASWDSSMHDSQALNRVTEANERVYLILRTTVRLSHPAPMDLVLRKRLSINIKKGQTLTDRLKKFRLVRGENAIWQSGVTYEVVSNIPKASEELEDRESLAQLAASGDDCSASDGETYIEKYTRGVSAVESILTLDRLRQNVAVKELETAHGQPLSMRKTVSVPNFSQAVKDTTNTGSIMRFDASMESLLNVGRSESFADLNNSALGSKFTPGHSPAGAGGVIRNRHSFGGKGSSDDSPGKAFGIASPATSKLLGMRMTTLHEEPLGGHRSLDEEPEDSYSDSEYTAEYEQERQQNRSLATRSRLTASKTMDSFMDVSSHSNQSYLSYTSSANANMKHLTGLATLSMSSSTSSGYGSQAVSCNNLSNEDIASMRSMSIDETPDFDRVNSNSPPNRQARVNPFLKDMPKAKAQEKPEPQAKKLQETFTHPLEQVETRENAQSDEDEREQLPKNNNNNEDLVEEPQLQSNETELEEAEPQTESQTELATDNQNGNRSSDEVSHSSEELLEGDGIVREELPAGKVVRRKKSNIQTPSNGNSNNNNNNNSTSQAPRINHRASVAKMEGLAAYMDSSIMSSSTEVDDESKDVELILPDWIVVGESVLIRPYNTSGVIRFVGTTEFQPGAWIGVELDTPTGKNDGSVKGIQYFQCKPKHGMFVRSDKLMLDKRGKAMRAYKAAEKSNSISKEMSTSMTGSMTGSMTRSKSRGDSLNLSARK from the exons ATGTCAAGTGATAAGATCAAAGTCGCCGTAAGGGTGCGACCCTTCAATCGCCGTG AAATCGAACTGGGTACAAAATGTATCGTGGAAATGGAAAAACAGCAGACGATACTGCAGAATCCGCCGCCGCTGGAAAAAATCGAAAG AAAACAACCAAAGACATTTGCATTCGACCACTGCTTCTACTCATTAAACCCCGAGGACAACAACTTTGCGTCCCAGGAGACAGTATTCGATGCCGTGGGACGTGGAATTCTGGATAATGCATTCCAGGGCTATAATGCGTGCATATTCGCTTACGGCCAGACGG GCTCTGGCAAGTCCTACACGATGATGGGCAGCCAGGAGAGCAAGGGCATCATTCCGCGTCTGTGCGACCTGCTCTTCTCGGCCATAGCCAACAAATCCACGCCCGAGCTGATGTACAAGGTGGAGGTGTCCTACATGGAGATTTACAACGAGAAGGTCCACGATCTGCTCGATCCCAAGCCGAACAAACAGTCGCTTAAGGTGCGCGAGCACAATGTCATGGGTCCGTATGTGGACGGCCTGTCGCAGCTGGCCGTGACATCCTACCAGGACATCGACAACCTCATGACCGAGGGCAACAAGTCGCGCACGGTGGCCGCCACGAACATGAACGCCGAGTCTTCGCGCTCCCATGCCGTCTTCTCGGTGGTCCTCACTCAGATACTCACGGATCAGGCGACGGGCGTCAGCGGCGAGAAGGTGTCCCGCATGTCCCTGGTGGATTTGGCTGGCTCCGAGCGAGCTGTGAAAACGGGAGCAGTTGGCGACCGTCTCAAGGAAGGCTCCAACATCAACAA ATCTCTGACCACACTGGGGCTGGTCATCTCCAAACTGGCCGACCAGTCCAACGGCAAGAAGAGCGGCAATGACAAATTCGTGCCCTACCGCGACTCCGTGCTCACGTGGCTGCTGAAGGATAATCTGGGCGGCAACTCCAGGACAGTGATGGTGGCCACAATTTCACCCTCGGCAGACAACTACGAGGAAACGCTGTCCACGCTGCGTTATGCGGATCGGGCCAAGCGTATTGTCAACCATGCTGTGGTCAACGAAGATCCCAATGCCCGCATCATTCGTGAGCTGCGACACGAAGTGGAGACGCTCCGAAGTATGCTGAAGCATGCCACTGGGTCACCGGTGGGCGATGTCCAGGACAAGCTGGCCGAGAGCGAGAACCTGATGAAGCAGATCTCGCAGACCTGGGAGGAGAAGCTCGTAAAGACAGAACGCATTCAGAACGAACGGCAGCAGGCGCTCGAAAAGATGGGCATTAGTGTGCAGGCTAGTGGCATCAAGGTGGAGAAAAACAAGTACTACTTGGTCAATTTGAATGCCGATCCGTCCCTCAATGAGTTGCTGGTCTACTACCTGAAG GAACGCACACTGATCGGCGGACGCAGCATCAGTGGGCAGCAGCCTGATATTCAACTTTCCGGCCTGGGCATCCAGCCCGAGCACTGTGTGATCACCATCGAGGACAGTGGACTATACATGGAGCCTGTGCAAGGAGCACGTTGCTTTGTCAACGGATCGGCAGCAGTGGAAAAGACGCCGCTGCAGAACGGCGACCGTATCCTGTGGGGCAACCACCACTTTTTCCGCGTTAACTCGCCGAAGAGTAACAACACTAGCATGTGTGCCTCGGAGCCCCAGACGCCGGCGCAACTGATTGATTACAATTTCGCACGCGATGAGATTATGCAGAACGAGATGAGCAACGACCCTATCCAGACGGCCATTGCTCGGCTGGAACGTCAGCACGAGGAAGATAAGCAGGTGGCGCTTGAGAAGCAACGGCAGGAGTACGAGCGCCAGTTTCAACAGCTGCGCAATATTCTGTCCCCCAGTACACCGTATGCGCCCTATGCACCGTACGATCCACTGCGCATGGGCAAGATTACCCCGAATACTCCCACTTCGCAGATGCGGGTGGAAAAGTGGGCGCAG GAACGCGATGAGATGTTCCGGCGCAGTCTGGGCCAGCTGAAAACGGATATTATGCGTGCGAATTCTCTGGTACAGGAGGCCAACTTCCTGGCAGAGGAGATGGAGAAGAAGACCAAGTTCTCCGTCACCCTGCAGATTCCGCCGGCCAATCTGAGTCCCAATAGGCGGCGTGGGGCCTTCGTCAGCGAACCGGCCATTCTGGTGAAGCGCACAAACTCCGGCAGCCAGATCTGGACGATGGAGAAGCTGGAAAACAAGCTGATCGATATGCGCGAAATGTACCAGGACCACAAGGAGCGCGTGCTTAACGGATTG CCCCTTATAGAGCCATTCTCAGATGACGAGTACGACGACAAG GACGAGGACAGCTCCAAGCCGCAGGATCCGTTCTACGAGTCGCAGGAGAACCACAATCTCATTGGCGTTGCCAATATATTCCTGGAGGTTCTCTTCCACGACGTCAAGCTGGACTACCACACGCCCATCATCAGCCAGCAAGGCGAGGTGGCGGGTCGTCTGCAGGTGGAGGTTGAGCGGATTGCTGGGCAGATGCCGCAAGATCGCATGTGTGAGTCGGTCTCAGAGTCCTCCGGCGATTCTCGGGATGAGTACGACGACCCCGTGGATCCCACATCCAATCAGATTACCTGCCGTGTGACCATCAAGTGTGCCAGTGGGCTACCATTGTCGCTTTCCAACTTCGTCTTTTGCCAGTACACCTTCTGGGGTCACCAAGAGATGGTTGTACCGGTCATAAATGCCGAGTCAACGGCCCACGATCAGAACATGGTCTTCAAGTTCGAGCACACGCAGGACTTCACGGTTACCATTAACGAAGAGTTTTTGGAGCATTGCATCGAGGGAGCCCTGTCCATCGAAGTGTGGGGCCATCGCAGTGCCGGCTTCTCTAAGACAAAGGGCTGGGAAGTGGAGCAGCAGCAGGCCAAGGCCCGTTCGCTGGTCGATCGCTGGGCGGAGCTGTCGCGCAAGATCGAGCTTTGGGTGGAGATCCACGAGCTTAACGACAACGGCGAGTACTCGCCCGTGGAGGTTACCAATCGGAACGAGGTCCTGACCGGCGGCATCTACCAGTTGCGTCAGGGTCAGCAGCGACGAGTAAATGTGCGGGTGAAGCCAGTACAGAACTCTGGCACTCTGCCCATCATCTGTCAGTCGATTGTGAACGTTGCCATTGGAAGTGTGACGGTGCGATCTCGGTTGCAGCGACCACTGGATTCATACCAGGAAGAGGATCTGACCGTGCTGCGCGAAAAGTGGAGCGAGGCCTTGGGACGAAGGCGTCAATACCTGGACCAGCAAATCCAGATGCTTATTAAAAAGGAGGAGAAGAACGAGCAGGAACGGGAGCGCGAACTGAGCCTGGTGCATCAGTGGGTTTCGCTGACGGAGGAGCGTAACGCGGTGCTGGTGCCGGCTCCCGGATCAGGAATTCCCGGAGCTCCCGCTTCGTGGGAACCACCGTCGGGAATGGAGCCCCATGTGCCCGTCCTCTTCCTCAACCTGAACGGCGACGATCTGTCGGCACAGAACACCAACGACGAGCTCTCCGTTGCCGGCATCAATTCCATTCTGTCCAAGGAACATGGACATAAGTTCTATACGCTGCAAATCCTGCAGCACCTGGACAAAGATGTGTGCTGTGTGGCTAGCTGGGACTCGTCGATGCACGACAGCCAGGCCCTGAACCGCGTCACTGAGGCCAACGAGCGCGTCTATCTCATTCTGCGCACCACGGTGCGCCTGTCGCATCCAGCTCCCATGGATCTCGTGCTCCGCAAGCGTCTGAGCATAAACATCAAGAAGGGCCAAACACTAACCGATCGGCTAAAGAAATTCCGACTTGTGAGGGGCGAGAATGCAATTTGGCAGAGCGGCGTCACCTATGAGGTGGTCTCCAACATTCCAAAGGCGTCCGAGGAGCTTGAGGATCGCGAATCGCTGGCACAGTTGGCTGCCAGTGGAGACGATTGCTCGGCGAGCGACGGCGAAACATACATAG AGAAATACACGCGTGGCGTTTCGGCGGTGGAGAGCATACTGACCCTGGATCGTCTGCGGCAAAACGTGGCGGTCAAGGAGCTGGAGACGGCCCACGGACAGCCGCTAAGCATGCGCAAGACCGTCAGTGTGCCGAACTTCTCGCAG GCGGTCAAAGACACCACCAATACCGGGAGT ATTATGCGCTTCGATGCATCGATGGAGTCGCTGCTGAACGTGGGACGATCCGAGTCCTTTGCCGATCTCAATAACAGTGCGTTGGGCAGCAAATTTACGCCAG GTCACAGCCCAGCAGGAGCAGGCGGGGTCATCCGGAATCGCCACAGCTTTGGCGGCAAAGGTAGCAGCGATGACTCTCCCGGAAAAGCCTTTGGCATTG CTTCGCCAGCAACCAGTAAGCTGCTAGGCATGCGTATGACCACGTTGCACGAGGAGCCTTTGGGTGGTCACAGATCCCTGGACGAGGAGCCGGAGGACAGCTACAGCGACTCGGAGTACACCGCCGAGTATGAACAGGAGAGGCAGCAGAACCGAAGCTTGGCCACGCGTTCCCGACTCACGGCTTCCAAGACCATGGACTCTTTCATGGATGTCAGCAGCCATTCGAACCAGAGCTACTTGAGCTACACGTCCAGTGCCAATGCGAACATGAAGCACCTGACCGGCCTGGCCACGCTGAGCATGAGCTCCTCCACTAGCAGTGGCTACGGCTCTCAGGCGGTCTCGTGCAATAATCTGAGCAACGAGGATATTGCTTCAATGCGTTCCATGAGCATTGATGAGACGCCAG ACTTCGATCGAGTCAACTCGAATTCGCCCCCGAACCGACAGGCACGAGTCAATCCCTTCCTCAAGGACATGCCCAAAGCCAAAGCACAGGAGAAACCGGAACCGCAGGCCAAGAAGCTGCAGGAAACCTTCACGCATCCGTTGGAGCAGGTGGAGACCAGGGAAAACGCACAAAGCGACGAGGATGAGCGCGAACAGCTGCCAAAgaataacaacaacaatgagGACTTGGTCGAGGAGCCGCAGCTGCAATCCAATGAAACGGAGCTGGAGGAAGCTGAGCCGCAAACCGAGTCACAAACAGAGCTTGCCACAGACAATCAGAACGGCAACAGGTCCTCCGATGAGGTAAGCCACAGTTCCGAGGAGCTTCTGGAAGGCGATGGCATCGTCCGGGAGGAGTTGCCCGCTGGAAAGGTGGTGCGGCGCAAGAAGTCCAACATCCAGACTCCGAGCAATGGCAacagcaataacaacaacaacaataacagcaCAAGTCAGGCACCGCGCATCAATCATCGAGCTTCGGTGGCCAAAATGGAGGGTTTGGCCGCGTACATGGACTCCAGCATCATGTCCAGCAGCACAGAAGTTGATG ATGAGAGCAAGGATGTGGAACTAATCCTGCCCGATTGGATTGTGGTGGGCGAGTCGGTGCTGATCCGACCCTATAATACAAGCGGCGTCATCCGCTTTGTGGGCACCACGGAGTTCCAGCCCGGCGCCTGGATAGGCGTTGAACTGGACACGCCCACCGGCAAGAACGACGGCAGCGTGAAGGGCATTCAGTATTTCCAGTGCAAGCCCAAGCACGGCATGTTTGTGCGCTCCGACAAGCTGATGCTGGACAAGCGCGGCAAGGCGATGCGAGCTTACAAGGCCGCCGAGAAGAGCAACAGCATCAGCAAAG AGATGAGTACCTCGATGACGGGATCGATGACTGGCTCGATGACACGCTCCAAGAGCCGCGGCGATTCGCTAAACCTTTCGGCGCGCAAATGA